A stretch of DNA from Xyrauchen texanus isolate HMW12.3.18 chromosome 31, RBS_HiC_50CHRs, whole genome shotgun sequence:
attaatatgaacttgttttctttttctcgATTAACACTTTTTATGGATTCCAACAAATGAGGGTGTAGTCCCTCCCAAATGGGCTCAGAAGTCTCAATGTCTCCAAGACCTAGATTTTTGCACATCCTCTGTAGTGATAACGATTcttcctaaattatctttaatctgtttgagacatttaaaatgtatatgctttcttatcaatgtgatgactcccctgctcttactcaaaCCAGTTCTGCAAAACACATATCCTCCCAATACCCTACAGAGTTTTTCATATTCCTGTGAAGAAAGGTGAGTTTCTTGAAGGAacactattatatttttttaagcataGCAGTCACAACTTGTGACCGTCCCCGGGAAATACGACGGTCCATGCATGCTCACAAGATTCACAATAGATCTCTATTGCTACAAGATATTCAAGtctagtgttttatttatttatttatttatgtgtaaacTGTACCATTGAATTGGACATAAGGTAAATGTTTTCAATGAAATGGGCCCCAGCAAATAACAACATCAaacccacaaaataaaaaaataaactcctCAATAAGTCAGTAAAGTGaaaaaaagaggagagagagagacaatgggCAACCAATAGAATAACAAACCCTCTTGTACTGAAACAGCAAAATTAATGATATGTAGCCTATATTATTGGTTAAGTGCAGGCAAAGTTACACACTCCATTGATTTAATGAAAGCCATAGCTTGACGTGCATGTAAAAGTCTTGTCTCCATCCTTGCCATCAGTTCTTAGCTTAGAGTAATGCAATGCCAAGCTCACCTTCTATTCATGCAGTAATTTCTTACACTCTTTGAATCTATCCTGTTTCGTTTGTGTAGCTCTGGTGAAGTTTGTAGTTCTCCCATTATAAGTTGCCCTTATTCCTCGCTGCTTGTAGAGCAAAGTCTCTGTCTGCCGACCGCAAGAATCTTGCCAGGATGGATCGGGGTCTGTCACCTGTTTTGGGAAGCTGACTGAGAGCTCTATGTGTGCAAACTATCTCATGTTGTTGCGATCAAATTCGGAGTGAgcccaccctgctctctggatattggcatcagccattaaaaaaccaTTTAGATTGACTATTAATTAATACAATATATCACTTCACAGTAATttaataaattgaaataaatattgaTTCGGCATATCAATATCTTTGTATCGAATCAGGAGGCAATTCCCTCCCCTAGTAAATGCTGGATGTATTTTGTGTTCTGCCATTAAATTGGGGTTTGATTTCTTTGTATATTTGTCCCTCTTTAATAGATTTTGTCAATGTACTGTTTTCATTGTAGGGCTGATGAAAGTGCAAGAGGAACCGAATGAAATGGAAGAGAAACTTCAGGATCTGAAACGTCTTGATTTAATAACTGGAGAAATATCTTTAAGTGGCTCAAAGACTAAGAAGAATTTCTCACCAAAAAAGCCTCAAAGAAGAGCAGCCAAAAATAATTTAACCTGCTCTCAATGTGGAAAGAATTTCGCATTTAAAAGCCGGcttaatatacacatgagagttcatacagGAGAAAAGCCTTACATGTGCCATCGGTGTGGAAAGAGATTCACTGTGTCACAaaaactgaaaaaacatgagagaatccatactggagaaaaaccgtaCAAGTGTtcacaatgtggaaagagtttcgctCAGTTAAACACCCTAAAAACACACAAGAGTATTCATACTgcagaaaaaccttacaagtgttcatacTGTGTAAAGAGTTATACTCTGTCACAAcaactgaaaaaacatgagagaattcatactggagaaaatctttacaagtgctcacactgtggaaagtaTTTTACTCAGTCacaactgaaaacacatgagagaattcatactggagagaaaccatacaagtgctcacattgtggAAAGGGATTTAATCAGTCACAACAACTCaaatcacatgagagaattcatactggagaaaaaccttacaagtgttcactctGTGGAAAGAATTTCACTCATTCGCAAAACCTGAAAATACACGAGCGaagtcacactggagaaaaaccatacaagtgctcccACTGCGGAAAGAGTTTCATTCAGTCACACTGCCTGAAAtcacacaagagaattcatactgtAGAGAAACCtttcaagtgctcacactgtggaaagtgtTTTACTCAGTCACAACAACTCaaatcacatgagagaattcatactggagagaaaccttacaattGCTCACATTGTGGAAAGTGTTTTACTCAGTCACAACAACTCaaatcacatgagagaattcatactggagagaaaccttacaaatgttcacactgtggaaagagtttcactcagtcacacagcTTGAAAACACACCAGAGAATTCATACTGTATAGATCCCATACCACTACTTTTCATGTGTGAAAAGTTTTAGTGCAGCAAGTAATCTATATAcacctttaaaaatgtttacCCAAGTAGTCACAGTGAGAAGACAACATCTTCATGTCCAACGATATTGTGTAAATAGTTTGAAATTCAGATAAACCCAAAGATTAAATTTCTCCCAAAAGAGCTGCATCATCTAAAGCCCTATTCTGTAGGTTTGGGAAATTCTTGTTTCACAGATGTACTTTGTGATTTTAATTCCATCTGAATCTGACAGGTCTCactgaccccgtttacacctggtattaagatgctaaTTTGGTACCACCCCTCACATGTCAATGAACCGCTGTGCTAATCAAGAGATTAAACTTTGTTGTTATGATCGGTTTTAAAGGAAATAACGTTTGATCGAAAGGGGATACATACAGAAACACTAGAACTTCACGGATCTTCtgtgtgtctgaaatcaacatgcaggGGCACTTATAAAATAATGGacaattctgcttgaaatgttgcttttgtACTTAAATTAAATTTCAGTTGCATCTGTGGGAAATAGTGTGCTGTTTTTTTGCGGCTTTTTCTTTTCTGACATTGTTGCACTTTAATGTCATGTAATAACACAGTGACAACGTGATGATGTATTGTAATgagtttccactgaggaagggacggaaacagcaacaggtttcaggtaaggttgtttttaattctcacacaTTAATTTATACACAGAAACACAACACagtagcttcttggccttcgtgtcgggctctgcccttgggctctgttgctgctgctttttatgccgctctcctcaagctactgcaattagagacaggtgttagacataatttagctcaggtgtgagcgcccttaccgcttttctgtcccggacgggcgcttgaccatgcccccgctgccacatacccccaccgcccgactcaggccggggcgtcatccggcctgcctaccactcccccccatttctggagaggaagtcagcggcagccatctgcacccccggtctgtggaccaccttgaacttaaaaggctggagggccagataccaacgggtgatccgggcgttagtatctttcatgcggtggagccactgcagtggggcatgatccgagcagagggtgaaggcctgccccagcaggtagtatcggagggtgaggaccgcccacttgatggccagacactccttctctacggtgctgtacttagtctccctcaaggagagcttccggctaatgtacagcaccgggcgttcctctccctccaccacctgcgagagtacggtccccagccctctgtctgaagcatccgtctgcaaaacaaaagggagagagaagtcaggtgcatgcaaaagcggccccccacaaagtgcagctttaatctgtgtaaacgcctgttggcactgctccgaccattggaccggatctggagccccctttttagtgaggtcagtcagcgggctggtgacatccgaataattaggcacaaatcttctgt
This window harbors:
- the LOC127624968 gene encoding zinc finger protein ZFP2-like — encoded protein: MFIMREQVDVICCKSVGTDLSMLDIDDFITEISQLKKEVTSLKTKLKERELYSSCTCFERVKVEIELEKVSCQSSVCVTDGTSTECQDSVWSGRDQSTPQQLLDKLSEQRSRDTQDSQLTLLCSTDAQESVCDSNQGDQTSTESLTSVCNAGEQQMLQTPVKIEVMQEEIKEENTTEEQQRDDEDDNDDEQQMLQTPVKIEGMQEEIKEENITEEQQSDEDDDEQQMLQTSVKMCSIKLLDCRNLMRVETTTEEQESDEDDDDFIPSGLMKVQEEPNEMEEKLQDLKRLDLITGEISLSGSKTKKNFSPKKPQRRAAKNNLTCSQCGKNFAFKSRLNIHMRVHTGEKPYMCHRCGKRFTVSQKLKKHERIHTGEKPYKCSQCGKSFAQLNTLKTHKSIHTAEKPYKCSYCVKSYTLSQQLKKHERIHTGENLYKCSHCGKYFTQSQLKTHERIHTGEKPYKCSHCGKGFNQSQQLKSHERIHTGEKPYKCSLCGKNFTHSQNLKIHERSHTGEKPYKCSHCGKSFIQSHCLKSHKRIHTVEKPFKCSHCGKCFTQSQQLKSHERIHTGEKPYNCSHCGKCFTQSQQLKSHERIHTGEKPYKCSHCGKSFTQSHSLKTHQRIHTV